The following are from one region of the Chloracidobacterium sp. genome:
- the ndk gene encoding nucleoside-diphosphate kinase, with protein sequence MSNLTFGIIKPDAVRAGKQGQIISRILGAGFKIRGMKLIHQTRTQAEGFYAVHAGKGFFDELCEFMSSGPCIVLTLEKENAVPAWRELMGATNPADAAEGTIRRDFASSIGENAVHGSDSDENATIEIAYFFSKLELV encoded by the coding sequence ATGAGTAATTTAACATTCGGAATAATAAAGCCTGACGCCGTTCGGGCAGGGAAACAGGGACAGATCATTTCGCGTATTTTGGGCGCGGGATTCAAGATCCGCGGGATGAAGCTTATCCATCAAACGCGAACGCAGGCTGAGGGCTTCTATGCTGTGCACGCAGGCAAGGGGTTTTTTGACGAGCTTTGCGAATTTATGTCGAGCGGGCCGTGCATTGTGTTGACGCTTGAGAAGGAGAATGCCGTCCCCGCATGGCGCGAACTGATGGGTGCGACCAATCCGGCTGATGCGGCCGAGGGGACAATTCGTAGGGACTTTGCCTCGTCGATCGGTGAGAATGCCGTTCATGGCTCTGATTCGGATGAGAATGCGACGATCGAGATCGCTTATTTCTTCAGTAAACTTGAATTAGTCTAA
- the sucD gene encoding succinate--CoA ligase subunit alpha, whose protein sequence is MAVLVDKSTRLIVQGITGKEGTFHMLQMREYGTNVVGGVTPGKGGTAHEGVPVFNTVADAVRETGANASVIYVPPAFAADAIMEAADSGLPLVVCITEGIPVADMVKANEYLSTRSTRMIGPNCPGIISPGKCKIGIMPGHIHKEGRIGVVSRSGTLTYEAVGQLTALGLGQSTAIGIGGDPIIGTTHTDALRLFQDDDETDAIVMIGEIGGTAEEEAAAYAKDNVTKPIVAFIAGQTAPPGRRMGHAGAIISGGKGTAAEKMKALTDAGLRVVQSPADIGQAIADVLGSKAAA, encoded by the coding sequence TTGGCAGTTTTAGTCGATAAGAGCACACGTCTGATCGTCCAGGGGATCACAGGAAAGGAAGGCACGTTCCATATGTTGCAAATGCGTGAATATGGGACAAACGTGGTCGGAGGTGTGACGCCCGGTAAAGGCGGTACCGCACACGAGGGCGTGCCGGTTTTCAATACGGTTGCTGATGCCGTAAGAGAAACCGGGGCGAACGCATCGGTCATTTACGTGCCACCTGCATTCGCCGCCGACGCCATCATGGAGGCTGCCGACTCGGGCCTGCCGCTCGTCGTCTGCATCACCGAGGGCATCCCGGTCGCAGACATGGTCAAGGCAAACGAGTATCTGTCGACACGGTCAACACGTATGATCGGCCCGAATTGCCCAGGCATCATTTCACCAGGCAAGTGCAAGATCGGCATCATGCCCGGCCATATTCACAAGGAAGGCCGCATCGGCGTTGTCTCGCGTTCGGGTACACTGACGTATGAGGCTGTAGGACAATTGACGGCTCTGGGACTAGGCCAATCGACCGCGATCGGTATCGGCGGGGACCCCATCATCGGCACAACGCATACTGATGCACTGAGATTGTTTCAAGATGACGATGAGACCGACGCTATAGTGATGATCGGCGAGATCGGCGGAACCGCCGAAGAAGAAGCCGCCGCTTACGCGAAAGATAACGTAACGAAACCGATCGTCGCGTTCATCGCAGGACAGACCGCACCTCCAGGACGCCGCATGGGCCACGCCGGAGCAATCATCTCCGGCGGCAAGGGCACCGCCGCCGAAAAAATGAAGGCGTTGACCGATGCGGGACTTCGTGTGGTTCAGTCGCCTGCGGACATCGGCCAGGCGATCGCGGACGTTTTGGGCTCGAAAGCGGCCGCCTGA
- a CDS encoding nuclear transport factor 2 family protein, giving the protein MNGRLCLFVTAFALASLTGCGGTPANNNMAPSNAANANTGNASTAAKMSAPTKEALIAIENKAWKDWAERNEKGLEGYMGSKFINVGYNGASDRAAAMKSWTSHKCEMKDMVFSEEAVTELADGIAMLTFKATGMITCDKVVGHSPLNVSVLYAKEGDTWKAMYYQETPAADSKGDYGPATTPVDKAAELASLTAAPEDIAATEKKLWETWKNRDEKAFREMVTDNIVGNGRSGRVAGAEAYIKSSFDPTCKVESFTVGPMKAMEISKDLTMIIYRASQKGACGTDKLPENVMSVSIYKRENGKPKATYYMENPVRN; this is encoded by the coding sequence ATGAATGGAAGACTTTGTCTATTCGTCACGGCTTTTGCGTTGGCAAGCTTAACCGGTTGCGGAGGAACTCCTGCTAACAACAACATGGCACCGTCGAACGCGGCCAATGCGAATACGGGAAATGCGAGTACCGCTGCCAAAATGTCAGCACCTACGAAAGAAGCGCTGATCGCGATCGAAAATAAAGCCTGGAAAGATTGGGCCGAAAGAAATGAGAAGGGTCTCGAGGGCTACATGGGATCGAAATTCATTAACGTAGGTTACAACGGTGCTTCTGACCGTGCGGCGGCGATGAAGAGTTGGACGAGCCATAAATGCGAGATGAAGGATATGGTTTTCAGCGAAGAGGCAGTGACGGAACTCGCGGATGGCATTGCCATGCTGACCTTTAAGGCGACCGGTATGATCACTTGCGACAAAGTGGTCGGCCACAGTCCGCTAAATGTTTCGGTACTGTATGCCAAAGAAGGCGACACCTGGAAGGCGATGTACTATCAGGAAACTCCCGCAGCCGATTCAAAGGGTGATTACGGTCCGGCGACGACACCCGTCGACAAAGCCGCAGAGCTTGCAAGTCTGACGGCGGCACCCGAGGATATCGCGGCCACCGAGAAAAAGCTTTGGGAAACTTGGAAAAACCGCGACGAAAAGGCGTTCAGAGAGATGGTCACCGATAATATAGTCGGCAACGGAAGAAGCGGACGGGTCGCCGGAGCAGAAGCGTATATCAAATCGTCGTTCGATCCGACGTGTAAGGTCGAATCATTCACCGTCGGTCCAATGAAGGCGATGGAGATCTCGAAAGATCTGACCATGATAATCTATCGGGCTTCGCAAAAAGGAGCGTGCGGAACCGACAAGCTGCCGGAAAACGTTATGTCAGTTTCGATTTACAAACGTGAGAACGGCAAGCCGAAGGCAACCTATTACATGGAGAATCCGGTCAGGAATTGA
- a CDS encoding carboxypeptidase regulatory-like domain-containing protein, whose translation MNISIPGLRTTRLLRFIVLSFTLSVAMISNANGQTTTFAQFFEQLGGQDFVFTNNVTSADFNTISGGSRIFFLYQNIAGLDPSLQGIQSARVYVSTTTTQPATLNAGNVDQPLDQIMTIQIIRDTPAPVGANSRTNLLTAVIAPSGQTPGIVGTSGGNAATLSATTPDHVVTFSSDFLLFGLTTQRNLAFSFSSVSPSILIGAGSFLQSFSAAASGTFASSPAPTPFITSSANVSVGGRIVSDNGMGLRNAAVTLVEEDGTEHTIYTGNLGYFSFDGLESGQTVVVSVRSKRFVFSPRTITVNDNISDLEIHPDL comes from the coding sequence ATGAACATATCGATACCCGGCTTGCGCACAACGCGCCTGCTTCGTTTTATTGTGCTGTCCTTTACCCTCTCCGTTGCGATGATATCGAACGCCAACGGTCAAACGACGACATTTGCTCAGTTTTTCGAGCAACTCGGCGGACAGGACTTCGTGTTCACCAACAATGTCACAAGCGCTGATTTTAATACCATCAGCGGAGGATCGCGGATCTTCTTTCTATACCAAAATATTGCCGGACTCGACCCATCGCTTCAAGGCATTCAGTCAGCTCGCGTGTACGTATCGACGACCACGACCCAGCCTGCGACACTTAACGCGGGCAACGTCGATCAACCTTTGGATCAGATAATGACGATCCAGATCATTCGCGATACGCCTGCACCGGTTGGGGCGAATTCGCGGACAAATCTGTTGACCGCGGTCATTGCCCCTTCCGGTCAAACGCCCGGGATCGTCGGCACGAGCGGCGGCAACGCAGCTACCTTGTCTGCGACAACGCCCGACCATGTCGTGACGTTTTCCTCGGACTTCCTTCTTTTCGGCCTGACCACTCAAAGGAATCTCGCATTCAGCTTCTCTTCAGTTTCGCCGTCGATCCTGATCGGGGCCGGAAGTTTCCTTCAGAGCTTCTCGGCTGCCGCCAGTGGAACGTTTGCTTCGAGTCCAGCACCGACGCCCTTCATAACGAGTTCTGCGAATGTATCTGTTGGCGGACGGATCGTCAGCGATAACGGAATGGGACTTCGGAACGCCGCTGTTACTTTGGTCGAAGAGGACGGCACCGAACATACGATCTATACCGGAAATCTAGGCTACTTCAGCTTCGACGGGCTTGAGTCCGGACAAACGGTGGTCGTTTCGGTACGGTCAAAGCGTTTTGTTTTCTCGCCGCGGACGATTACCGTCAATGACAACATCAGCGACCTCGAGATCCATCCGGACCTTTAG
- a CDS encoding ABC transporter permease yields MRQLYSFYYDAFGIALKSILEHKLRALLTLLGIIIGVAAVVVVGASISGLKTYVVDQVSKVLGSNHFMITRMASTGHMSDEEYERRNRRNKDVTWEEYEYIRDNCRLCSYVGAQMNAGADLKEGTAEMPSTRIIGSTDTMYEIEDKTLVAGRFFSNEEVQRSAKVAVIGHDVVEKFFEFTSPVGKTIKIRGVTLQIIGVEQKRGSFFGQSQDRHIYIPITLHNQIFNRTGGIQVHGKTIEKEPFKPAIEEAELLLRNKRQLVGSEESTFSVVNVDEFNSTMDQVTGAIAAVVIPITLIILVVGGIVVMNIMLVSVTERTFEVGLRKAIGATRQQIMLQFLIESALLCVVGGILGLVLAIGATQLVGYLLAMTMTITFGYVILAVGVSSIIGVVAGIYPAWKASRLDPIVALTQN; encoded by the coding sequence ATGCGGCAGCTGTACTCATTTTATTATGACGCTTTCGGGATTGCCCTCAAGTCGATCCTCGAGCACAAACTAAGGGCGCTCTTGACGCTTTTAGGGATAATCATTGGTGTTGCCGCTGTTGTTGTCGTCGGCGCATCGATAAGCGGCTTGAAGACCTACGTCGTCGATCAGGTCTCTAAGGTGCTCGGATCGAACCATTTCATGATCACGCGAATGGCGTCGACCGGACATATGTCCGATGAAGAGTACGAGCGCCGCAACCGACGAAACAAGGATGTCACCTGGGAAGAATACGAATATATCCGTGACAATTGCAGGCTTTGTTCGTACGTCGGCGCACAAATGAATGCGGGCGCCGACCTGAAGGAAGGCACTGCTGAGATGCCGTCGACCCGGATAATCGGTTCGACGGATACGATGTATGAGATCGAGGATAAGACACTCGTCGCCGGCAGATTCTTTTCGAATGAAGAGGTTCAACGATCTGCTAAAGTTGCGGTCATTGGACATGACGTTGTCGAGAAGTTCTTTGAGTTCACTTCGCCAGTCGGAAAGACGATAAAGATCCGTGGCGTGACGTTGCAGATCATAGGCGTTGAACAAAAGCGCGGATCGTTCTTCGGCCAATCACAGGACCGACATATATATATCCCGATCACCCTTCACAATCAGATCTTCAATCGCACGGGCGGAATTCAAGTGCACGGCAAAACGATAGAAAAGGAACCTTTTAAGCCCGCGATCGAGGAAGCCGAGTTGCTCTTGCGAAACAAGCGTCAGCTCGTTGGAAGCGAAGAATCCACATTTTCAGTTGTGAACGTTGACGAGTTCAATTCCACGATGGATCAGGTCACCGGCGCAATCGCAGCCGTCGTTATCCCGATAACGCTGATAATACTTGTCGTTGGAGGCATAGTCGTCATGAACATTATGCTCGTATCGGTGACTGAACGGACATTCGAGGTCGGTCTCCGTAAGGCGATCGGTGCTACGCGTCAGCAGATAATGCTTCAGTTTCTGATCGAATCGGCACTGTTGTGCGTCGTTGGCGGTATTTTGGGGCTTGTCCTTGCTATCGGTGCGACACAGCTTGTCGGCTATTTGCTGGCAATGACGATGACGATAACTTTCGGTTACGTCATTCTTGCCGTTGGCGTTTCGAGCATCATTGGTGTGGTTGCGGGGATATACCCGGCGTGGAAAGCCTCAAGGCTGGACCCGATCGTAGCGTTGACACAAAACTGA
- a CDS encoding ABC transporter permease, which produces MRVSASLPIEVLKMAYDSVISHKFRSFLTILGIVVGILTAVVVASILTGMRQSIVAMFEEYGTNNVYLFHLSTGFGPSNRDERNRKPLTMDDANAILAQSSAIEDISTVAVNIGSWGTGFDDNMIYKDKNYRWALTDGVTPNYASVTNMTIREGRWLTDMDNYERRNVLVIGVSAVEALFDGKSDEAIGKVIRMNGSTWEIVGVIEKRKSGFFGENEEDRKIFMPFRTARKVAPTRDAVLHIAQAKNGQLNDAVLEIEGILRQRREVKYGDPNNFDIKTADDFMKQFDGMIAGIGIAAIAISSLGLLVGGIGVMNIMLVSVTERTKEIGIRKAIGATRSAIVLQFLAEAMALTFLGGVIGVALSLAISNLILLLLPSIPAQVEWWMIIASLTVSVLIGLGFGVLPARKAAKLDPIECLRYE; this is translated from the coding sequence ATGAGAGTTTCAGCATCATTACCGATCGAAGTTCTGAAAATGGCGTACGACAGCGTCATCTCGCATAAGTTCCGTTCGTTTTTGACCATACTCGGTATCGTCGTCGGCATTCTGACGGCAGTCGTGGTCGCGTCGATACTGACCGGAATGCGCCAAAGCATCGTCGCGATGTTCGAAGAATATGGTACGAACAATGTCTATTTGTTCCATCTGTCGACCGGATTCGGCCCGAGCAATCGCGACGAAAGGAACCGAAAACCCCTGACAATGGACGACGCAAATGCCATTCTCGCGCAGTCGTCGGCGATCGAAGATATCTCGACCGTTGCAGTCAATATCGGCTCGTGGGGAACCGGTTTCGACGATAATATGATCTATAAGGACAAGAATTATCGGTGGGCACTGACCGATGGCGTGACGCCGAATTATGCTTCGGTCACGAATATGACGATTCGCGAAGGGCGGTGGCTAACCGACATGGACAATTACGAGCGGCGTAATGTTCTTGTCATAGGCGTCAGCGCAGTAGAGGCCCTGTTTGACGGTAAGTCTGACGAGGCGATCGGAAAGGTCATTCGTATGAACGGTTCGACATGGGAGATCGTCGGTGTGATCGAGAAACGTAAATCGGGCTTTTTTGGCGAGAACGAAGAGGATCGCAAGATCTTTATGCCGTTCCGTACGGCTCGCAAGGTTGCGCCGACGCGCGACGCAGTTCTGCATATTGCACAGGCAAAAAATGGACAGCTGAATGACGCAGTTCTTGAGATCGAGGGAATCTTGAGGCAACGGCGCGAGGTGAAATATGGCGATCCGAATAATTTCGATATCAAGACCGCCGATGATTTCATGAAACAGTTTGACGGCATGATAGCCGGCATCGGGATAGCTGCGATCGCGATTTCGAGCCTTGGACTCTTGGTAGGCGGGATCGGCGTAATGAACATCATGTTGGTTTCTGTCACCGAGAGAACCAAGGAGATCGGTATACGCAAAGCTATCGGAGCCACAAGGTCGGCGATCGTCCTGCAGTTTCTGGCAGAAGCGATGGCCCTTACATTTCTTGGAGGCGTGATAGGGGTCGCGCTTTCGCTGGCGATCAGCAATCTGATATTGCTGCTGCTGCCTTCTATTCCGGCACAAGTCGAATGGTGGATGATAATCGCGTCGCTTACTGTTTCGGTGCTGATCGGCTTGGGGTTTGGAGTCCTCCCCGCCCGAAAAGCGGCGAAACTAGATCCGATAGAGTGTCTGCGTTACGAATAG
- a CDS encoding alpha/beta hydrolase, with protein MKLDLSFVLLLIVVSIAHGQNGPAIKLEPCEVPGTSPNVKEKAKCGSLEVFEDRAKRSGRKIKLKIVVFPATSKNKEPDPLFYIPGGPGSSATEDAPFVAQDFARVRERRDLVFVDQRGTGGSNPLNCTFYDPDDAQSFLGHWNPPEQVRECLRQLQPKADLRLYVTSIAMDDLDDVRAALGYKKINISGGSYGTRATLNYVKRHGKNVRSIILQGVAPSNQFMPRDFPEHTQRALEGVIAECLAETDCRAVFPNARSDAQTVLDRLKKGPIEVEVKYNERLARVRLSRDLAGEAVRYMLYQGGSASRVPLVLNLAANGNFVPLAEAALLYRRAIVSSGSNGLYLSVTCAEDLPWADNVTRVQADDATFLGDYRLRQQKEACSFWPRGELTADYAEPTRSNVPALIFTGQWDPVTPPVYGETAAKYLPNGLHITVPSAGHGFGGLDGIGCLSDLSTSFIEAGSVKNLDTTCVSSIKRKGFVLSLPKPAK; from the coding sequence ATGAAACTCGATCTTAGCTTTGTACTCCTGTTGATCGTCGTCTCGATCGCACATGGTCAAAATGGCCCCGCCATCAAACTTGAACCTTGCGAGGTCCCAGGAACCTCACCGAATGTGAAGGAAAAAGCAAAATGCGGTTCACTTGAGGTCTTTGAAGACCGTGCGAAGAGGTCGGGCCGAAAAATAAAACTGAAGATCGTTGTATTCCCAGCGACGAGCAAAAACAAGGAACCGGATCCGTTATTTTACATTCCTGGCGGCCCTGGTTCTTCCGCGACTGAGGATGCACCGTTCGTGGCACAGGATTTTGCACGCGTACGCGAACGTCGCGACCTCGTTTTTGTCGATCAACGCGGAACCGGCGGATCGAATCCGCTTAACTGTACATTTTACGATCCGGACGATGCACAGAGTTTTCTTGGTCATTGGAACCCGCCTGAGCAGGTACGGGAGTGCCTTCGGCAGCTGCAACCTAAAGCCGATCTTCGTCTGTATGTTACATCGATAGCAATGGACGACCTCGACGACGTACGAGCGGCCCTTGGTTACAAGAAAATAAACATCTCGGGCGGCTCGTATGGAACCCGGGCGACACTGAATTACGTAAAACGACACGGAAAGAACGTCCGGAGTATCATCCTGCAAGGGGTCGCGCCATCGAACCAATTTATGCCACGCGATTTTCCGGAGCACACCCAGCGGGCACTTGAGGGCGTGATCGCCGAGTGTCTTGCGGAAACTGATTGTAGAGCGGTGTTTCCCAACGCCAGATCCGATGCGCAAACGGTGCTCGACAGATTGAAAAAAGGCCCGATCGAGGTTGAGGTCAAGTACAACGAACGGCTGGCCAGGGTACGACTTTCGCGCGACCTGGCGGGAGAAGCAGTTCGCTACATGCTTTATCAGGGTGGATCGGCCAGTCGTGTGCCTCTGGTCCTGAATCTCGCTGCAAACGGCAATTTCGTTCCGCTCGCGGAAGCGGCATTGCTTTACCGACGTGCAATTGTCTCATCCGGATCGAACGGACTGTACCTTTCAGTTACTTGCGCCGAGGATCTGCCTTGGGCAGACAATGTCACCAGGGTGCAAGCTGACGACGCAACGTTTTTGGGCGATTATCGCCTTCGGCAGCAAAAAGAGGCATGTTCGTTTTGGCCGCGAGGTGAGCTTACCGCCGATTACGCAGAACCGACACGCTCAAACGTGCCAGCGCTGATATTCACCGGGCAGTGGGATCCGGTCACGCCTCCGGTCTACGGTGAAACTGCGGCAAAATACCTGCCCAACGGACTCCACATAACTGTACCAAGTGCCGGTCACGGATTTGGCGGGCTTGACGGAATCGGATGCCTTTCAGATCTCTCAACAAGCTTTATCGAAGCCGGCTCGGTCAAGAACCTGGACACGACGTGTGTTTCGTCCATCAAGCGTAAGGGCTTCGTCCTTTCGCTGCCGAAACCGGCCAAATAG
- a CDS encoding AraC family transcriptional regulator — protein sequence MKYSESLPSPRFAAVVKCYWSIESDDIAHVPQPVLPDGCTEIVFNLADRFERLHFDGGVEIQPRVLVAGQMRKGISIQPTGKVHLFGVRFLPAGAFGFLGSPMSELTDRIENAINIFGRSIDSMLDRLAEATSFQVKINAFEDLLDCYGDRVFSRSPELGYALDVISEDDPPIAQVANRLGWSERRLERTFKERVGLSPKTFSRINRFQRLLRLLESDTSVDLAAAAIDCGYYDQPHMNRDFASFAHTSPKAFLDASHRISELFVVGE from the coding sequence ATGAAGTATTCTGAATCATTGCCGTCCCCCCGGTTCGCTGCTGTCGTCAAGTGCTATTGGTCGATCGAATCAGATGATATCGCGCACGTACCGCAGCCCGTTCTACCGGACGGATGTACTGAGATCGTATTCAACCTGGCCGACCGATTCGAACGCCTACATTTTGACGGCGGTGTCGAGATCCAACCGCGCGTCCTAGTTGCAGGCCAGATGCGAAAAGGCATAAGTATCCAACCGACTGGAAAGGTTCATCTATTCGGTGTCCGGTTTCTCCCGGCCGGTGCGTTCGGATTTCTCGGCTCACCCATGAGCGAACTCACGGATCGCATCGAGAACGCTATTAACATCTTTGGCCGCAGTATCGATTCAATGCTGGATCGATTGGCGGAGGCAACGTCTTTTCAAGTCAAAATTAATGCGTTCGAAGACCTGCTTGACTGTTATGGCGATCGGGTCTTTAGTCGTAGTCCGGAGTTGGGGTATGCTCTCGATGTGATCAGCGAGGATGACCCGCCAATCGCCCAAGTTGCCAATCGACTTGGCTGGAGTGAGCGTCGGCTCGAACGGACGTTCAAGGAGCGCGTCGGGTTGTCGCCAAAGACGTTCAGCCGCATCAATAGATTTCAGCGATTGCTCAGACTGCTGGAATCGGATACCTCGGTCGACCTGGCGGCTGCAGCGATCGATTGCGGATACTACGATCAGCCGCATATGAACCGCGATTTTGCGTCGTTTGCACACACCAGCCCAAAGGCATTTCTTGATGCATCTCACCGTATCTCGGAGCTTTTTGTTGTAGGAGAATGA
- a CDS encoding MBL fold metallo-hydrolase, translating to MTKISFYGGVGTVTGSKYLLEHNGRRVLVDCGLFQGLKELRERNWQDPPFDPRGIDAIIITHAHIDHTGYLPRVVKLGYEGPVFTSNGSSDLLKILLPDSGRLQEEEADYRNRHALTSHSPALPLYDENDAKSAIKLIKAVPNDGRPVEVCEGITASFLVAGHIIGASLVLIEMASTEGPIRFLFSGDLGHYDQPIVKDPAHPPECDYLMVESTYGNRLHGDVSSDVQMARIINEAADRDGPILIPAFAVGRTQEVLYLIRELEDAGRIPVLPVIVDSPMAAQATQVYNRWTEEHDEEYASILMQKRHPLRTASMQTTSTRDESKRLNTLKGSRIIVSASGMMTGGRVLHHAMRMLPDENATVIFVGYQAAGTTGRRILDGEREVKIMKNWVPVRCRIEKVEGFSAHADWKAVIRWLEGMPGSPRMVFTTHGEPDAAEAMAGHIRDRFGWSVVVPEYGQSIEL from the coding sequence ATGACGAAGATCAGTTTCTATGGCGGTGTCGGAACGGTTACTGGATCGAAATACCTCCTCGAGCATAATGGCAGACGCGTGCTTGTTGATTGCGGTCTGTTTCAGGGACTCAAGGAACTGCGCGAACGCAACTGGCAAGATCCACCGTTCGACCCAAGGGGAATCGACGCGATCATCATCACACATGCACACATCGACCACACCGGCTATTTACCCCGAGTTGTGAAGCTCGGCTATGAGGGGCCGGTCTTCACGTCGAACGGCAGTTCCGATCTGCTGAAGATACTACTTCCCGATTCGGGACGTCTTCAGGAAGAAGAAGCGGATTATCGAAACCGGCACGCTCTAACTTCGCATTCGCCTGCATTGCCGCTCTACGACGAGAACGATGCGAAGTCTGCGATCAAGCTCATCAAGGCTGTACCGAATGATGGGCGGCCGGTTGAGGTCTGCGAAGGCATTACCGCGAGCTTCCTCGTTGCAGGCCACATAATTGGTGCGAGCCTTGTATTGATCGAAATGGCATCGACGGAAGGGCCGATCCGCTTTTTATTTTCAGGCGATCTCGGGCATTATGATCAGCCGATAGTGAAAGATCCTGCACATCCGCCGGAATGCGATTACCTTATGGTCGAATCGACCTACGGCAACCGACTGCACGGTGATGTTTCGTCCGATGTTCAGATGGCACGGATCATAAACGAGGCTGCCGATCGAGACGGCCCGATATTGATACCAGCGTTTGCCGTCGGCCGTACTCAGGAGGTCTTGTACCTGATTCGCGAACTCGAGGATGCCGGACGAATTCCCGTGCTGCCGGTGATCGTTGATTCACCGATGGCCGCGCAAGCCACGCAAGTTTATAACCGGTGGACCGAAGAGCATGACGAGGAATACGCTTCGATATTGATGCAGAAGCGTCACCCGTTAAGAACGGCATCGATGCAAACTACATCGACGCGAGATGAATCCAAGCGCTTGAACACATTGAAAGGAAGCAGGATCATTGTTTCTGCGTCGGGTATGATGACGGGCGGGCGAGTATTGCATCACGCGATGCGGATGCTCCCGGATGAGAATGCGACCGTGATCTTCGTCGGGTATCAGGCCGCGGGTACGACCGGGCGCCGAATACTGGATGGCGAACGAGAGGTAAAGATAATGAAGAATTGGGTGCCGGTGCGGTGCCGTATTGAGAAGGTCGAGGGATTTTCCGCCCATGCCGATTGGAAGGCGGTCATCAGATGGCTTGAAGGTATGCCCGGCTCGCCGAGAATGGTCTTTACTACCCATGGCGAGCCGGATGCGGCCGAAGCGATGGCCGGACACATTCGCGATCGATTTGGCTGGAGCGTCGTTGTGCCGGAATATGGCCAATCGATCGAATTGTGA
- a CDS encoding GGDEF domain-containing protein: MHFEEGRSPSRGQNRQPDPVHKVLFVFGLIAPMITFVVAVSGLTVYQKTVGLIAMIVSYLMICAYLFQRARGNDRLQTTDDHDFADVPKAKEGDDPMLALEDASQFFGSSLRPADMFRLVSSRVNDIYPFAASALFVPDTESLVLHVSHAYGQSPETIEKFTGEKNAGLAGMAFLSGEVEIDPQLEIETALRDTADLVGFRSAVAIPLTHEGSVFGVFQMYLADQPSNNDEERALLETIGDRISPLFLSSRAFERTVSNALTDPLTELPNERALYMVLENQLAESQRFRDERPLSVLSVDIKGFDETNQQYGHSTGDRLLRFAGATIRSSLRKMDFLARSVNDEFAVVLPTATEKTAAEVIERIKAEFADTSFQLSDHEEVKLWLNFGWATFWKDGESAEQLLQSARLRKQQSKSEDPNNVLWFKKEYVN, from the coding sequence ATGCACTTCGAAGAAGGTCGCAGCCCAAGCCGCGGACAAAACCGTCAACCTGACCCGGTCCACAAGGTCCTTTTCGTGTTTGGGCTGATCGCTCCAATGATCACTTTTGTCGTGGCCGTTTCAGGGCTGACGGTCTACCAAAAAACCGTTGGGTTGATCGCGATGATCGTGAGCTACCTGATGATCTGCGCATACTTATTTCAACGCGCCCGCGGAAACGATCGCCTACAAACCACGGACGACCACGATTTTGCTGATGTACCGAAGGCGAAAGAGGGTGACGACCCGATGCTGGCTTTAGAAGATGCAAGCCAGTTTTTCGGATCATCTCTACGGCCGGCAGATATGTTCAGGCTGGTTTCCAGCCGCGTGAACGACATCTATCCGTTTGCTGCGTCCGCGTTGTTTGTTCCCGACACCGAATCACTCGTTTTGCATGTCTCGCATGCCTATGGACAAAGTCCCGAGACTATCGAGAAGTTTACCGGCGAAAAGAACGCCGGTCTCGCCGGAATGGCGTTTCTTTCCGGGGAGGTCGAGATAGATCCGCAACTGGAGATCGAAACCGCGCTTCGTGATACAGCCGACCTTGTCGGTTTTCGTTCGGCAGTCGCGATCCCGCTGACCCACGAAGGATCAGTGTTTGGTGTTTTTCAGATGTACCTTGCGGATCAGCCAAGTAATAATGACGAAGAACGGGCGCTGCTCGAAACGATAGGCGACCGAATTTCTCCGCTATTCCTGAGCTCGCGCGCCTTCGAACGCACCGTCTCAAATGCGCTCACCGACCCCTTGACCGAATTGCCGAATGAGCGGGCGCTGTATATGGTGCTGGAAAATCAACTGGCGGAATCGCAGCGATTTCGGGACGAACGGCCGCTTTCGGTGTTGTCGGTTGATATCAAAGGCTTCGACGAGACCAACCAACAATACGGACATTCGACCGGAGATCGGTTGCTACGATTCGCAGGGGCTACCATTCGATCCAGCTTGCGAAAGATGGATTTTCTTGCGCGGTCGGTGAATGATGAGTTCGCGGTGGTGCTTCCCACCGCTACCGAAAAAACAGCTGCAGAAGTGATCGAACGGATCAAAGCTGAATTTGCAGACACCTCATTTCAGCTTTCTGATCACGAAGAGGTCAAACTCTGGCTCAATTTCGGTTGGGCGACATTCTGGAAAGACGGTGAATCGGCTGAGCAGCTATTACAGAGTGCTCGTTTACGAAAGCAACAATCGAAATCCGAAGATCCGAACAATGTACTTTGGTTCAAGAAAGAGTATGTGAATTGA